Proteins from a single region of Candidatus Effluviviaceae Genus I sp.:
- a CDS encoding triose-phosphate isomerase — translation MRRKIVAGNWKLNGTAAETRQLIRSLRNRLAAIELRADVVVCPPFVFLETAVDAARGSAIDVGAQNVFWERSGAYTGEVSAEMLEAVGVRHVLIGHSERRTIFGESDADVNRKLHRVLGTTLRAIVCVGETLEEREQGLTQAVVKRQVAAALGGAAAGRADRIALAYEPVWAIGTGRTASPETANEVHRLIRAELAGILGRSTADGLRILYGGSVKPDNAASIMSRSDVDGVLVGGASLDAAGFAEIVAAAR, via the coding sequence GTGCGGCGGAAGATCGTCGCCGGCAACTGGAAGCTCAACGGAACGGCAGCGGAGACGCGACAGCTCATCCGCAGCCTTCGGAACCGGCTGGCGGCCATCGAGCTGCGCGCCGACGTCGTCGTGTGCCCCCCGTTCGTGTTCCTCGAGACCGCCGTGGACGCGGCGAGAGGCAGCGCGATCGACGTGGGCGCCCAGAACGTGTTCTGGGAGCGGTCGGGCGCGTACACGGGCGAGGTCTCGGCCGAGATGCTCGAGGCGGTCGGTGTCAGGCACGTTCTGATAGGGCACTCCGAGAGGCGGACCATCTTCGGCGAGTCCGACGCCGACGTGAACCGCAAGCTCCACCGCGTCCTCGGCACGACGCTCCGGGCGATCGTGTGCGTCGGCGAGACCCTCGAGGAGCGGGAGCAGGGCCTCACGCAGGCTGTCGTGAAGCGTCAGGTGGCCGCGGCGCTCGGGGGCGCGGCGGCCGGGCGGGCCGACCGCATCGCCCTGGCCTACGAGCCGGTCTGGGCCATAGGCACCGGCAGGACGGCCTCGCCCGAAACGGCGAACGAGGTTCATCGCTTGATACGCGCCGAGCTCGCTGGTATACTCGGGCGTTCGACGGCGGATGGGCTCCGCATTCTCTACGGCGGAAGCGTGAAGCCGGACAACGCCGCGAGTATCATGTCCCGGAGCGACGTTGACGGCGTGCTGGTCGGAGGCGCGAGCCTCGACGCGGCGGGCTTCGCCGAGATCGTGGCGGCTGCCAGGTAG
- the gap gene encoding type I glyceraldehyde-3-phosphate dehydrogenase, whose translation MALRYAINGFGRIGRLVLRLALSNRDFEVAAINDLTDAKTLAHLLKYDSVHGIFRKDVSHDADAIVADGKRIKVFSEKDPAALPWKSLGIDVVIESTGKFTDRAGASKHLEAGAKKVMISAPGKEPDVTIVMGVNDAAYDPAKHHVISTASCTTNCAAPMIKVLHENFGVVRGLMTTIHAYTNDQRILDFPHKDLRRARAAMVSMIPTTTGAAKAIAMVMPELKGRLDGLSVRVPTADGSLVDFVVQVSKKTTAEEVNAAFLKASKTPPLAGYLKYTEDPIVSIDVVRDTHSCVFDSLLTKVLDGDFLKVFGWYDNEAGYAARMVDMMKLVAKR comes from the coding sequence ATGGCGCTCAGGTACGCGATCAACGGATTCGGCAGGATCGGCAGGCTCGTCCTGCGTCTCGCGCTGTCCAACAGAGACTTCGAGGTCGCGGCGATCAACGATCTCACCGACGCGAAGACGCTCGCCCACCTGCTCAAGTACGACTCGGTGCACGGGATCTTCCGGAAGGACGTGTCGCACGACGCGGACGCCATCGTCGCGGACGGGAAGAGGATCAAGGTGTTCTCCGAGAAGGACCCGGCGGCCCTCCCTTGGAAGAGCCTCGGCATCGACGTCGTCATCGAGTCCACGGGGAAGTTCACCGACCGCGCGGGCGCGTCGAAGCACCTCGAGGCCGGCGCGAAGAAGGTGATGATCTCGGCGCCCGGGAAGGAACCCGACGTCACGATCGTGATGGGCGTCAACGACGCGGCCTACGACCCGGCGAAGCACCACGTCATCTCGACGGCCTCCTGCACGACGAACTGCGCCGCCCCGATGATCAAGGTCCTCCACGAGAACTTCGGCGTGGTCAGGGGGCTCATGACGACCATCCACGCCTACACGAACGACCAGCGCATCCTCGACTTCCCGCACAAGGACCTGCGACGGGCCAGGGCCGCCATGGTGTCCATGATCCCGACGACGACGGGCGCCGCGAAGGCGATCGCCATGGTCATGCCGGAGCTCAAGGGCAGGCTCGACGGGCTCTCGGTCCGCGTCCCGACGGCCGACGGCTCCCTCGTGGACTTCGTCGTGCAGGTCTCGAAGAAGACGACGGCCGAGGAGGTGAACGCGGCGTTCCTCAAGGCATCGAAGACGCCGCCGCTCGCGGGCTATCTCAAGTACACCGAGGACCCGATCGTGTCGATCGACGTGGTGCGGGACACGCACTCCTGCGTCTTCGACAGCCTGCTCACGAAGGTCCTGGACGGGGACTTCCTGAAGGTCTTCGGCTGGTACGACAACGAGGCGGGGTACGCCGCGCGTATGGTCGACATGATGAAGCTCGTTGCAAAGCGCTGA
- a CDS encoding MTH1187 family thiamine-binding protein: protein MAVGEISVVPVGGGSASVSAQVARCLDVLRETGLAHELTPMCTVVEGDTRAILDAAARMHESAFGDGIVRVLTTVKIDERRDKELTMRGKVEAVRRRQRD, encoded by the coding sequence ATGGCAGTTGGGGAGATCAGCGTCGTGCCCGTCGGCGGTGGGAGCGCGAGCGTCAGCGCGCAGGTCGCGCGATGCCTCGACGTGCTGCGGGAGACCGGGCTCGCGCACGAGCTCACGCCGATGTGCACCGTCGTCGAGGGAGACACGAGGGCGATCCTGGACGCGGCGGCGCGGATGCACGAGAGCGCGTTCGGAGATGGGATCGTGCGCGTCCTGACGACGGTGAAGATCGACGAGCGCCGCGACAAGGAACTCACGATGCGGGGCAAGGTCGAGGCGGTGCGAAGAAGACAGCGGGACTAG
- the secG gene encoding preprotein translocase subunit SecG has protein sequence MFGVVIGIHVLICALLMVVVLLQSGKGGGLAGAFGGAGGIGAVFGGQSAATFLTKATRYLAIGFMLTSLLLALMARGTFRGGAVETGVRERAAAPASGVEGAVPSTGVPTELPGSEGAGERSGTQAPAETEGTSEPGSP, from the coding sequence ATGTTCGGAGTGGTCATCGGGATCCACGTTCTCATCTGCGCGCTGCTCATGGTCGTGGTCCTGCTGCAGTCGGGCAAGGGCGGCGGCCTCGCCGGCGCGTTCGGCGGGGCCGGCGGCATCGGAGCGGTCTTCGGCGGGCAGTCCGCGGCCACGTTCCTCACGAAGGCCACGAGGTACCTCGCCATCGGGTTCATGCTCACGTCCCTTCTGCTCGCGCTCATGGCGCGCGGCACGTTCCGGGGAGGGGCGGTGGAGACGGGCGTCAGAGAACGCGCGGCCGCGCCGGCAAGCGGCGTCGAGGGGGCGGTTCCCTCGACCGGCGTGCCGACGGAACTCCCCGGTTCAGAGGGAGCAGGTGAGCGCTCCGGAACTCAGGCGCCCGCGGAGACCGAGGGAACCTCCGAGCCCGGGTCACCGTGA
- a CDS encoding LysM peptidoglycan-binding domain-containing protein encodes MKHAKALAVLLTLLALVTGCSSTRPRTAGAVVEGADPIASAEEHYRVALECYVLDRYQDAGEALRRAAEALDASDAPGDDGRREALRERISYFVRVLGGRGGEWAYAPSAERARTDTLTVATGGATAQEACAPRHPITVVRNDRVDKWLRYFQGRGRNEMQRWLGREGRYRPMIDRIIAEHGLPPELFYLAMIESGLNPKAYSKAHASGMWQFIECRGRQYGLRVDWWVDERRDPEKATRAACAYLRDLRELLGSWELALAGYNAGEGRVLRAQKKHPSCPDYWCLDLPKETEDFVPKFMAAVIIGSDPATFGFHDIPAAAPLVYDTIEVGDAYGLEAVARACGVAVSEIQDLNPGMRRWCTPPPGSGKTAATLRLPPGTGQMCLAAMERMPPDERAGWQRHDVRQGETVSLLAARYGTSVSAITSANGLRDASRIRVGDSLAIPVGHRDPEGERVTSAAKHTVTYTVKKGDTISSIARRHGKSAKDLLRWNGLSWSSPIYPGDKIKVLSM; translated from the coding sequence ATGAAGCACGCGAAAGCTCTCGCAGTTCTTCTCACGCTTCTCGCCCTTGTCACGGGCTGCTCGTCGACCAGGCCGCGGACGGCAGGAGCCGTGGTAGAGGGCGCCGATCCCATCGCCTCGGCAGAGGAGCACTACAGGGTGGCCCTGGAGTGCTATGTCCTTGACCGGTACCAGGACGCCGGCGAGGCGCTCCGCCGCGCGGCAGAGGCGCTCGACGCCTCGGATGCGCCCGGCGACGACGGACGCCGCGAGGCGCTCCGCGAGAGGATCAGCTACTTCGTGCGCGTCCTCGGGGGCAGGGGCGGCGAGTGGGCGTACGCGCCCTCGGCGGAGCGCGCGCGGACCGACACGCTCACCGTGGCGACCGGTGGCGCGACAGCGCAGGAGGCCTGCGCGCCTCGCCACCCCATCACGGTGGTCCGCAACGACCGCGTGGACAAGTGGCTGCGCTACTTCCAGGGGCGCGGCCGCAACGAGATGCAGCGGTGGCTCGGGCGCGAGGGCAGGTACCGTCCGATGATCGATCGGATCATCGCCGAGCACGGGCTTCCCCCCGAGCTCTTCTATCTCGCCATGATCGAGAGCGGACTCAATCCGAAGGCGTATTCCAAAGCGCACGCGTCCGGGATGTGGCAGTTCATCGAGTGCAGAGGTCGTCAGTACGGCCTCCGCGTGGACTGGTGGGTGGACGAGCGGCGGGACCCCGAGAAGGCGACGCGGGCGGCCTGCGCGTATCTGAGAGACCTCCGCGAGCTCCTCGGCTCGTGGGAGCTGGCGCTCGCGGGCTACAACGCCGGAGAGGGGCGCGTGCTGCGCGCTCAGAAGAAGCACCCGTCGTGTCCCGACTACTGGTGCCTGGACCTCCCGAAGGAGACGGAGGACTTCGTCCCGAAGTTCATGGCGGCGGTCATCATCGGGTCCGACCCTGCCACGTTCGGCTTTCACGACATACCGGCCGCCGCGCCCCTGGTCTACGACACGATCGAAGTGGGTGATGCGTACGGCCTTGAGGCCGTGGCGCGGGCGTGCGGGGTCGCGGTCAGCGAGATCCAGGACCTCAACCCGGGCATGAGGCGGTGGTGCACTCCTCCCCCGGGCAGCGGGAAGACCGCGGCGACGCTGCGTCTGCCTCCAGGCACGGGGCAGATGTGTCTCGCGGCAATGGAGAGAATGCCACCGGACGAGCGCGCCGGCTGGCAGCGGCACGACGTCCGACAGGGAGAGACCGTGTCGCTGCTTGCTGCTCGCTACGGCACGAGCGTCAGCGCCATCACATCTGCGAACGGACTTCGCGACGCGAGCCGGATCCGCGTCGGCGACAGCCTTGCCATCCCCGTCGGACACCGCGACCCCGAGGGGGAGCGCGTGACGAGCGCCGCGAAGCACACGGTCACGTACACGGTGAAGAAGGGCGACACCATCTCGTCCATCGCGCGGCGGCACGGCAAGAGCGCGAAGGACCTCCTTCGGTGGAACGGTCTCTCCTGGAGTTCCCCCATCTACCCGGGTGACAAGATCAAGGTGCTCAGCATGTAG
- the yqeC gene encoding putative selenium-dependent hydroxylase accessory protein YqeC, whose protein sequence is MELGWRVLVSTTTRVGPSMSAELPVVFLGAGIVERIARCVEAHQVAFLAAGRADDGKFEGVSPTALDELVRAGLADAVLVEADGARQRPFKAPAAHEPVVPACASIVSFMMGIDALGRPVEGASVHRPEVVLAYGQTTVTAGLMAAVTASPSGGLKGVPPGAVARPIINKALGPLTREAATVAAAVLAQGHPSIDRVLVTDLQSGTFGVLRRRG, encoded by the coding sequence GTGGAACTCGGCTGGCGCGTTCTCGTCTCCACCACGACCAGGGTCGGCCCGTCCATGTCGGCCGAGCTGCCCGTCGTCTTCCTCGGCGCCGGCATCGTAGAGCGGATCGCGAGGTGCGTCGAGGCGCACCAGGTCGCGTTCCTCGCGGCCGGGCGCGCCGACGACGGCAAGTTCGAAGGCGTGTCGCCGACGGCGCTGGACGAGCTGGTCCGGGCGGGGCTCGCGGACGCGGTGCTCGTCGAGGCCGACGGGGCGCGGCAGAGGCCCTTCAAGGCGCCGGCCGCGCACGAGCCCGTGGTTCCCGCCTGCGCGTCCATCGTGAGCTTCATGATGGGGATCGACGCGCTCGGCCGGCCCGTGGAGGGCGCGTCGGTCCACAGGCCCGAGGTCGTGCTCGCCTACGGACAGACAACGGTGACCGCCGGTCTCATGGCCGCCGTCACCGCGTCGCCGAGCGGCGGACTCAAGGGCGTCCCGCCCGGGGCGGTCGCGCGCCCCATCATCAACAAGGCATTGGGGCCGCTCACCCGCGAGGCCGCGACCGTGGCCGCCGCCGTCCTCGCTCAGGGACACCCTTCCATCGATCGCGTGCTCGTGACGGACCTCCAAAGCGGCACCTTCGGCGTGCTCAGGCGACGAGGTTGA
- a CDS encoding PorV/PorQ family protein, translated as MAIYRAASGSWGRMVGACVVALVMLPIPPAAGANKYAGEFLTHGVGARALGMGSAFVAVADDATAGYWNPAGVADVEGRSVQLMHSETFGDVVNYDTGAYAQPLGNGAAFAVTVIRLAIDDIPFTDFETDEDRIIYDPSRITWESDSESALLVTYARRSSDRMRVGGNLKVIRKSVGDHSCYGVGFDVGAKYDIRRDTTVGVNLQDVTTTFLSWNTGEREHIMPTAKIGAAYSRDVASMDGRFVIAADADFRFENRALADQYHVGPVSADTHYGIEFVYREMVGVRAGLAIGQLTAGAGLALGGFAVEYAFGRHEHLDSSHRVSATYGF; from the coding sequence ATGGCGATCTATCGCGCAGCATCCGGGTCGTGGGGACGGATGGTGGGAGCGTGTGTCGTTGCGCTCGTGATGCTCCCGATCCCGCCGGCGGCCGGAGCGAACAAGTACGCCGGGGAGTTCCTCACGCACGGCGTCGGCGCCAGGGCCCTCGGCATGGGCAGCGCGTTCGTGGCGGTCGCGGACGACGCGACGGCGGGCTACTGGAACCCGGCGGGCGTGGCCGACGTGGAGGGGCGCAGCGTCCAGCTGATGCACTCCGAGACCTTCGGCGACGTCGTGAACTACGACACCGGCGCGTACGCGCAGCCGCTGGGCAACGGGGCCGCGTTCGCCGTGACCGTGATCAGGCTCGCCATCGACGACATCCCGTTCACTGACTTCGAAACGGACGAGGACAGGATCATCTACGACCCGTCGCGCATCACGTGGGAGAGCGATTCGGAGTCGGCCCTCCTCGTGACGTATGCCCGCAGGTCCTCGGACCGGATGCGGGTCGGCGGCAACCTCAAGGTGATCAGAAAGAGCGTGGGCGACCACTCCTGCTACGGTGTCGGGTTCGACGTGGGGGCGAAGTACGACATCCGGCGGGACACGACGGTCGGCGTGAACCTGCAGGACGTCACGACGACGTTCCTGTCCTGGAACACCGGCGAGCGAGAGCACATCATGCCGACCGCGAAGATCGGGGCGGCGTACTCCCGCGACGTGGCGTCCATGGACGGCCGCTTCGTCATCGCCGCGGACGCGGACTTCCGATTCGAGAATCGAGCGCTTGCGGACCAGTACCACGTGGGCCCCGTTTCGGCCGACACGCACTACGGCATCGAGTTCGTCTACCGCGAGATGGTGGGAGTGCGCGCCGGTCTCGCGATCGGCCAGCTGACGGCCGGCGCCGGACTCGCGCTCGGTGGTTTCGCGGTCGAATACGCCTTCGGAAGACACGAGCATCTGGACTCGAGCCATCGGGTGTCGGCGACGTACGGCTTCTGA
- a CDS encoding phosphoglycerate kinase: MSEKLHIRDVDVRGRRVLTRVDFNVPLTETGAVGDDTRIRMALPTIRHLVSSGGRVVLMSHLGRPKGKVVDAMRLAPAAARLSELLGRNAAVAADCIGPEAESAANALGDGDIVLLENLRFHDAETKNDEAFSRSLARLGDLYVNDAFGTAHRAHASTVGVTAFFEQRAMGFLMEREISGLSRATERPEHPYVAILGGAKVSDKIGVVENLLSKVDVFLIGGAMAYTFLKAQGKDVGDSLVEPDKTDVALRLLDAARSAGKAFLLPEDVLAADAAAAGARTKVAASEAIGAGWRGVDIGPATAGRFAAEVGRARTIVWNGPLGIFEIPEFASGTNAVAVAVAEATRAGAASIVGGGDTAAAISKAGLADAMTHVSTGGGASLEFLEGKVLPGIAALSDARPSR; encoded by the coding sequence ATGAGCGAGAAACTGCACATCAGGGACGTGGACGTCCGCGGCAGGCGCGTCCTCACGAGGGTCGACTTCAACGTGCCGCTGACCGAGACCGGCGCGGTCGGAGACGACACGCGCATCCGGATGGCGTTGCCGACGATCCGGCACCTCGTCTCATCGGGCGGCAGGGTCGTCCTCATGTCCCATCTGGGCAGACCGAAGGGGAAGGTCGTCGACGCGATGAGGCTCGCCCCGGCGGCGGCCCGGCTGTCGGAGCTTCTCGGCAGGAATGCGGCCGTGGCGGCGGACTGCATCGGCCCGGAGGCCGAATCGGCTGCGAACGCGCTCGGGGACGGCGACATCGTGCTCCTCGAGAATCTCAGGTTCCACGACGCGGAGACGAAGAACGACGAGGCCTTCTCGCGTTCGCTCGCGCGGCTGGGCGACCTCTACGTGAACGACGCGTTCGGCACGGCACACCGTGCCCATGCCTCCACCGTGGGCGTCACGGCCTTCTTCGAGCAGCGGGCCATGGGCTTTCTCATGGAGCGCGAGATCTCGGGGCTGTCGCGCGCGACCGAGCGGCCGGAGCACCCCTACGTCGCCATCCTCGGCGGCGCCAAGGTCTCCGACAAGATCGGCGTCGTCGAGAACCTGCTCTCGAAAGTCGACGTCTTCCTGATCGGCGGCGCGATGGCCTACACCTTCCTCAAGGCGCAGGGGAAGGACGTGGGCGACTCGCTGGTCGAGCCCGACAAGACGGACGTCGCGCTCAGGCTTCTGGATGCGGCGCGGTCGGCCGGGAAGGCGTTCCTGCTTCCCGAGGACGTCCTCGCGGCCGACGCGGCCGCGGCGGGGGCCAGGACGAAGGTCGCGGCGTCGGAGGCCATCGGAGCGGGTTGGCGGGGCGTGGACATCGGCCCCGCAACCGCGGGACGGTTCGCGGCGGAGGTGGGGCGCGCGCGCACGATCGTCTGGAACGGGCCGCTGGGGATCTTCGAGATCCCGGAGTTCGCGTCGGGGACGAATGCCGTCGCCGTGGCGGTGGCCGAGGCCACGAGGGCCGGGGCGGCGAGCATCGTGGGCGGCGGCGACACGGCAGCGGCGATCTCGAAGGCCGGCCTCGCGGACGCCATGACCCACGTCTCGACGGGGGGCGGCGCGTCGCTGGAGTTCCTGGAGGGCAAGGTCCTGCCGGGCATCGCCGCGCTGTCGGACGCGAGACCTTCGCGCTGA
- a CDS encoding Lrp/AsnC ligand binding domain-containing protein, with protein MARAYVKVNVAAGKERDVRDALLKRPGVRSADITSGDQDIIALVEAASFDALLDMTLNQLRTIEGVTGTVTNLIIDRDEERA; from the coding sequence TTGGCTCGAGCGTACGTGAAGGTCAACGTGGCGGCCGGGAAGGAGCGTGACGTGAGAGACGCTCTTCTCAAGCGCCCGGGTGTGAGGTCGGCGGACATCACGAGCGGCGACCAGGACATCATCGCGCTCGTCGAGGCCGCGAGTTTCGACGCGCTGCTGGACATGACGCTGAACCAGCTCCGCACCATCGAGGGCGTCACCGGCACGGTCACCAACCTGATCATCGACCGCGATGAGGAGCGCGCGTGA
- a CDS encoding SpoIIE family protein phosphatase, which yields MEHARDEGDVRLEHRALLEAVRTLASTLDVNTVLERLLYLTHQMLAFDYCTILLIAEDGRRLEVAARHGYTDSIVSRTELMVGRGVTGRVAETGEAIIVPDVSKELRYVAGLQGARSEMVVPLTFGGRVLGVFDVQSPELNAFTERDREFLEVLAGIAGVAIVNARAHLDAIKHQEEVSRRRELEHELDLARVIQERLLPRADPVAPGYELAGMNLPSETISGDYFDYVELPHGHLGIVVADVSGKGVPAALLAASLQGTLRSHIENLYSIATIMERANNSLCRSTTAENFATLFYGVLDPGGALTYVNAGHNPPIILRTDGSCERLTEGGTIFGMFTARRYREGRVDMHPGDYLIAFTDGLPDAASGEEFFGDERIIETARRTQGSPARLMASLLITEADSFIGPGAPVDDMTVVVARRLGTREAP from the coding sequence TTGGAGCATGCGCGCGACGAAGGCGACGTTCGTCTTGAGCACAGGGCGCTCCTCGAGGCCGTGAGGACGCTCGCGTCCACGCTCGACGTCAACACGGTGCTCGAGCGCCTGCTCTATCTCACGCATCAGATGCTCGCCTTCGACTACTGCACGATCCTCCTCATCGCCGAGGACGGACGCAGGCTCGAGGTGGCCGCGCGCCACGGCTACACGGACAGCATCGTGAGCAGGACCGAGCTCATGGTCGGACGGGGCGTCACGGGACGGGTCGCGGAGACGGGCGAGGCGATCATCGTGCCGGACGTGAGCAAGGAGCTGCGCTACGTGGCCGGCCTCCAGGGCGCGAGGTCGGAGATGGTCGTTCCCCTGACGTTCGGCGGGCGCGTGCTCGGCGTGTTCGACGTGCAGAGTCCGGAGCTCAACGCCTTCACGGAGCGCGACAGGGAGTTCCTCGAGGTGCTTGCCGGCATCGCCGGCGTGGCCATCGTCAACGCCAGGGCGCACCTCGACGCCATCAAGCACCAGGAGGAGGTGTCCAGGCGCCGGGAGCTTGAGCACGAGCTCGATCTCGCCCGCGTCATCCAGGAGCGGCTCCTTCCGAGAGCCGACCCGGTGGCGCCGGGCTACGAGCTCGCGGGGATGAACCTCCCCAGCGAGACGATCAGCGGCGACTACTTCGACTACGTCGAGCTGCCGCACGGCCACCTCGGCATCGTCGTTGCGGACGTCTCGGGCAAGGGCGTTCCGGCGGCACTCCTGGCGGCGTCGCTCCAGGGAACGCTTCGGTCCCACATCGAGAACCTCTACTCGATCGCGACCATCATGGAGCGGGCGAACAACTCCCTCTGCCGGTCGACCACGGCCGAGAACTTCGCCACGCTGTTCTACGGTGTCCTCGACCCCGGCGGCGCCCTCACGTACGTCAACGCAGGGCACAACCCCCCGATCATCCTCAGAACGGACGGCTCATGCGAGCGGCTGACCGAAGGGGGGACCATCTTCGGCATGTTCACGGCCAGGAGATACCGCGAGGGCCGCGTGGACATGCATCCCGGCGACTACCTCATCGCGTTCACCGACGGCCTTCCCGACGCGGCGAGCGGCGAGGAGTTCTTCGGCGACGAGAGGATCATCGAGACCGCGCGGAGGACCCAGGGGTCGCCTGCCCGGCTCATGGCGTCCCTGCTCATCACCGAGGCCGACTCCTTCATCGGCCCCGGCGCGCCGGTGGACGACATGACGGTCGTCGTCGCGCGGCGCCTGGGCACACGCGAGGCTCCGTAG
- a CDS encoding sensor domain-containing diguanylate cyclase encodes MKRTRVSTQDFLERLLPAASLDDGCLRLWRAACRADGDADALGASVALLDRLCDLGRMRRISRAGTGDATELTYRDLSTLDVVTLIVPARQAEPGAGPATQQPPGTTPQEATQPDRRLLEAVAASSRRNDLAGALEHLVELLRGVYLCERVSLNISREVGVAHPATLAELDDILRTSGGASIAPERVRRQVEESGQALHVPDLGADPAFAKRPGARARGSAIVAPLRAEGYVYGVLEAWRSAPRAFEPRTVAAAAFIAEFAAGLIRRRLEVEEMVFIDQVTQIHNRRYFEEQLEREMERSRRTGNAMALLIADLDDFKRVNDTLGHTAGDSVLRQAARLLTENARQVDIVARYGGEEFSVILPDVTAESARAAAERMLWTIAEHRFATGSEATPWWNLTVSVGGALFPVDAQTRAELVDRADRVALYAAKRAGKNRVVFWSDSGTRQP; translated from the coding sequence ATGAAGAGGACCAGAGTCTCGACACAGGACTTCCTCGAACGGCTGCTCCCCGCCGCTTCCCTTGACGATGGGTGCCTCCGCCTCTGGAGAGCGGCGTGCCGCGCGGACGGTGACGCCGACGCGCTCGGAGCATCCGTGGCGCTCCTCGACCGTCTCTGCGATCTCGGGCGCATGCGACGGATCTCGAGAGCTGGTACCGGCGATGCCACCGAGCTCACCTACAGAGATCTCTCGACTCTGGACGTCGTCACGCTCATCGTTCCTGCGCGCCAGGCCGAGCCCGGCGCGGGACCGGCCACCCAACAGCCGCCGGGAACGACTCCGCAGGAGGCGACGCAGCCTGACCGGCGCCTTCTCGAGGCGGTCGCCGCCTCCAGCAGGCGCAACGACCTGGCGGGGGCTCTCGAGCATCTCGTGGAGCTGCTCCGTGGGGTCTACCTGTGCGAGCGCGTGTCGCTGAACATCTCGCGCGAGGTGGGCGTTGCCCACCCCGCGACGCTCGCCGAGCTGGACGACATCCTGAGAACGTCGGGCGGCGCGTCGATCGCGCCAGAGCGCGTCCGAAGGCAGGTCGAGGAGTCCGGTCAGGCGCTTCACGTTCCCGATCTCGGCGCCGACCCCGCGTTCGCGAAGCGACCGGGCGCGCGGGCCCGCGGGTCGGCCATTGTGGCGCCGCTCCGCGCGGAGGGGTACGTCTACGGCGTGCTCGAGGCGTGGCGAAGCGCGCCGCGCGCCTTCGAGCCGCGGACGGTGGCCGCCGCCGCGTTCATCGCCGAGTTCGCCGCCGGACTCATCAGGCGGCGCCTCGAGGTCGAGGAGATGGTCTTCATCGACCAGGTGACGCAGATCCACAACCGACGCTACTTCGAGGAGCAGCTCGAGCGCGAGATGGAGCGCTCCCGGCGGACGGGGAACGCGATGGCGCTTCTCATCGCCGACCTCGACGACTTCAAGCGCGTCAACGACACGCTCGGACACACGGCGGGGGACAGCGTGCTCCGGCAGGCCGCGAGGCTGCTGACCGAGAACGCGCGGCAGGTGGACATCGTCGCGCGATACGGGGGCGAGGAGTTCTCGGTGATCCTGCCCGACGTCACCGCCGAGTCCGCGCGGGCGGCTGCCGAGCGAATGCTGTGGACGATCGCTGAACATCGCTTCGCGACGGGAAGCGAGGCGACGCCGTGGTGGAACCTGACGGTCAGCGTCGGAGGCGCCCTCTTCCCGGTCGACGCGCAGACGAGGGCCGAACTCGTCGACAGGGCCGACAGGGTCGCGCTGTACGCCGCGAAGCGCGCGGGGAAGAACAGGGTGGTCTTCTGGAGCGACTCCGGGACTCGACAGCCCTGA